One genomic region from Mangifera indica cultivar Alphonso chromosome 17, CATAS_Mindica_2.1, whole genome shotgun sequence encodes:
- the LOC123200162 gene encoding TMV resistance protein N-like translates to MRNQTVRCKYDVFLNFQSEDTGKNFTDHLYAALDRKGVKVFKGDNEFEREIPISNRIEDSRISIVVFSKSYASNIQCLDELVTIVKCKNTMGQIVIPVFYGVEPYEPRHQEGVFKEAFSGHEESFEENIEKVQMWRKSLKEVSDLSGFHLKDGYEAEFIEGVVKEISSKLSSSTSTSASTSTSASNLINLKRLVTASATAVITCLENLVMQEAHANTIRVVGPITQYLTPFFFFKIFF, encoded by the exons ATGAGAAACCAAACAGTTCGTTGCAAATACGATGTATTTCTAAACTTTCAAAGTGAAGACACCGGCAAGAACTTCACAGATCATTTATATGCTGCGTTGGATCGAAAAGGAGTTAAAGTTTTTAAGGGTGACAATGAATTTGAAAGAGAAATTCCCATTTCAAATAGAATTGAAGACTCAAGAATTTCAATTGTTGTTTTCTCAAAAAGCTATGCTTCTAATATTCAATGTTTAGATGAACTCGTTACGATTGTTAAATGTAAAAACACAATGGGACAAATAGTTATTCCAGTATTCTATGGTGTGGAGCCCTATGAACCAAGACATCAAGAAGGAGTGTTTAAAGAAGCATTTTCTGGGCATGAAGAAAGCTTTGAGGAGAATATAGAGAAAGTGCAAATGTGGAGGAAGAGTCTAAAGGAGGTGTCCGATCTTTCTGGATTTCACTTGAAGGATGG GTATGAAGCAGAATTTATTGAAGGTGTTGTGAAGGAAATATCAAGTAAATTAAGTAGTTCAACTTCAACCTCAGCCTCAACTTCAACCTCAGCCTCAAACTTGATCAATCTCAAAAGATTAGTGACTGCCTCTGCCACTGCAGTAATTACATGTTTAGAGAATCTTGTAATGCAGGAGGCCCACGCTAACACAATCAGAGTCGTGGGGCCAATAACCCAATACCtgacccctttttttttttttaaaatttttttttga